Part of the Capricornis sumatraensis isolate serow.1 chromosome 9, serow.2, whole genome shotgun sequence genome, TATCATACCCCAAAGCACAATGAAATCTCCAAAGTGCAATATgagaaaaactatttatttaaatttcaggtcagttgctgctgcttctgctgctaagtcgcttcagttgtgtccgactctgtgcgaccccacagacagtaacccaccaggctcccctgtccctgggattctccaggcaagaacactggagtgggttgccatttccttctccaatgcaggaaagtgaaaagtgaaagtgaagtcgcttagtcgtgtccgactcttagcgaccccatggactgcagcccaccaggctcctccatccatgggattttccaggcaagagtactggagtggggtgccatcgccttctcccttaGGTCAGTTACATGCATTTTATTGTTACTACTTTTGCAGAACAGCACATgccccctggggcttccctggtggctggtaaagagtctgcttgcactgcagaagacacaggagatgcgggttcaatccctgggtggggaagatcccctggagaagggaatggcaacccactccagtattcttgcctgaagaatcccatggatagaggagcctggtgggctacagtccataggatcacaaagagttggacacgactgaagtgacttagcaggcatgcacataCCCCCACCTCTGAAGTTCAGAATCAGTGGTTCTTGTTGGAGGTCAGGGGTACCTCAGTATGAACAAAGGTCTCAGGTAATTAATCTCTGCAGCTATTCTAATGACAACAGTGGAGGAACCTGTGCACTAGAGTGAACAGGAGTGCCAGCCATGGAGCTGTTCCCTAGATTTGGTGCTTAAAATAAAACCACCTCTCACTTCTCAGTTAATAGAAAGCTCTTCATCCACACCCCTGATTCTCCCTTGACAGCTCCGCTGTTTTCACCAACTCACCACAGAGGTGATTCTGACTGATGACCATACATTTTTGTGCTTCTGGGGAAATGGATCCAGCTAATCTTGtccactttcctttttctttgtcttaCTCTCAGCACTTCTCTGTCAAATGAAAGTAGTTCTCCATAGAAGAGCTTTCTTCACAAAGACACATTAAAAAGTTTtccatgagggacttccctggtggtccaattgaaacatgtatactatcatgtaagaatcgaatcaccagtctatgtccgatgcaggatacagcatgcttggggctggtgcacggtgatgacccagagggatgttgtggggagggaggtgggaggggggttcatgtttgggatcgcatgtacacccgtcgtggattcatgtcaatgtatggcaaaaccaatacagtattgtaaagtaaaataaagtaaaaaaaaaaaaaaagaatctaccttccaatgcaggagactcaggtgcaatccctggttgggaaaacagattccacatgtcttgggCAACTAAAcctgcccactgcaactagagaagcccccgtgaaccacaactagggaaaagcccatACGTCGTGATGAACAGCCTGCACCcctcaatgaagacccagcacagccaaaaaaaaaaattaagttttccaCTACAGGTCTAAGATTGTACCCAATTGCTAAGATGTTCATGATACAATTGATTTTATTTCACAATGTTTCTGTGTGGACTCCACCAGAAATGTGTAAGAAACACAATGATAAAAGATGAttaaggagagaagtgaaaattcTGGTACATTCTTGTAAATAAGCTAATGAGAAAGAAGGTTTCAAAGCAAATAAGATGCCAGAGGAAAATTACCAACATTTGCCTTGCCTAACTaataattatctatttttattatgtattttattatattactcAGACCAGAAGAAAAAGGCTGATAAAtataacaataaaagaaaacaaatcaaattgTTAAAGCAAGTGGAGAAATACATGGGATCAATAACACTATAAGACTCAAGGTTAGAGGAAATTTGTGGAACATGATAACACTATTAAATTTTACTAGGGCATTGGTCTAAGTGTTTATCGTCCTTATGGAGATTAACTTTGCAGCAATAATTGcactcaggtggctcagtagtaaagaatccacctgccaatgcaggagacacaaggaggctcaaggttcgatccctcggttgggaagatcgcctggagtaaaagatgactgagcacacacacgatAAGTATAAGGTTTTCACAGTAATTTGTTCTTTATCTGAAACTGGATTAAGTCATTGGCATATGATCCTATTCTCAGTGATAGGACTGAAGATAATATCTTATGGATGATGCAATGGAAACATCTATTGTTAACAGACCCTCAATTAACAATAGACCCAGAGAAGGGCAGTTGACTGTACTGGCCTCTGGGATTCATATCTAGATATGATGCCTGCATCTGATTCAGCCATCTGAGTCCATGAGGGGAGTCAGTCCTGGGTTGAAGCTACTTCACGGAGGAATGAATGATTCTCTGCTCTCCCATGCCCACACATTTTGTACCTCTGAAATCCTTGTAATGAGGATAACTATCTTCATTGCTTGAGCATGTTAGAGGAAGGATATCTTTATCTTATTAGAAAGGATTCCTCATTAACCAATTTCAAATATCATGCAATCATTTCAAACCATGGTGATAATCTAATCACAaatttttatagatgatgaaGCTGAGTGTTGTGGATGTTAATGTTGCCCCACATATGTCTGATTTACCAGTGAGTGACCAGTTTTAAGAATTCCTGAACTGTGGTAAGGAAGATCGGCCACCATGTCTCATAGCAGGCTTAACTCTGGGGTGCAGTTCACATGGTGCAATCCATGTTTCTACCTCTGTATGACCACAGACTTCATTAAACCTTGACTTATCCAACTTTTCCCACTTCTCTTGTGCTGAGAACATTCCACCCAAAATTATCATACTGAGAAGATCTGCCTCAGATTCAGCTTCTGTTTGCTATAACAAAAAACCTTAGAGAAAGCTAATTTGTGGCAACCATCACAGATctagagacttccctagtggtccagtggttactccatgctcccaaggcaaagggctcaagtttgatccctggtcagggaactggatcccacattctgcaattaagagttcacatgttgCAGCTAAAGACcttgcatgtcacaactaagatgtTGCCCAGCCAAATAATTAAAtcggaaaagaaagaaagaaagaaagaaagaaatcacagagCTAGAAATACAACAAGTTGGGTTTCAATCCTAAGTTGAAATGTAGTTGGCCATCATGTTACCTATTCACTTAAGAACTTggtaacacaacattgcaaatcaactatacttcaataaaattaaaaaaaataacttggtGATGAAAGTATCAGGCAGAGTAGTTCATtcgtattattttaattttgattcatTCTAGAGTACCTAGCCAAAATCAGGTGATACAATCACAGTGAAGATATTCTTCCAAAGAGCTTCCTCAAGGCTCCCTTCATGTCTTTGTTCCTCAGGCTGTAGATGAAGGGGTTCATCACAGGAGTGACCACAGTGTACATCATGGAAGCCACTGCAATCTTCCTAGAGGATTCAGTAACTGCAGAACTAATGTACACCCCAAAAGCTGTCCCATAGAAcaaggacacaactgagaggtgAGACCCACAAGTGGAAAAAGCTTTATACTTTCTGCTTGATGATGGCattctcagaatggaagaaacaaTTTGGATATAAGAGAAAATGATTCCAAAAAGAGGAATGCCACCAAATACACCAGCTGCTGAATATATCAGGATGTTATTGATGAGGGTGTCAGAACATGCAAGTTTGATGACCTGAACAACTTCACAGAAGAAGAGGGGGATTTCCAGGTCTGTGCAGAAAGACAGTCGCAACACCATCAGACCGTGGAGCAGGGCGTCTGCAGTGCTGGTGAACAAGGAGAGTAGAATCAGCTGAACACAGAGGCGAGCGTTCATGATGACTCTGTATCTCAGTGGATGACAAATagccacatagcggtcataggccattaCTAAAAGGAGAAAATTTTCCCACAAAACAAAAGTCAGGGCAAAGCAGATCTGGGTGATGCAGCCTGTAAAAGTGATGCTCTGACTCTGTGCTTGGATGTTCACTAGGATCTTTGGGATCATGGTTGTGCTTAAACAGATGTCTGTAAAGGACAGATGGGAgagaaagaagtacatgggggtgtggaggtgggagtcAGAGATGACAGCCAGGATGATGAGCAGGTTTCCCAGGACAGTGACCAGGTACATGGACAGGAACAGGTTGAAGAGGATGGTCTTCAATTCTGGGTCCTCTGTCAGTTTCATAAGATGGAATTCTGAAACATCTGTGTGGTTTCTGGGTTTCATGCTGTTGATGAGTCTGATTAAAAAGATGTGATAATcaggaaacttccctggtgatccagtggctgagaccccacactcccaatgcaaggggcttgggttcaatcccttgccaggaactagattccacaacTAGAAGAttctgagtgctgcaactaaggctcagcacagccaaataaatattcttttaaaaagatgtaaagaGACAATGAGATATGTAGTCCTTGAAGAAGAATCAAGGGTATTGAAAGAGGTAAATGCCACTTGGGGAACGGAAGAAGACAAACTGAGGGAACAAAAAAGGAATGCCTTCTTTATGCATTTTTATTCCTgggttccttttaaaaaaaatgatggggATATTTCAAAGCACAAACAATTCTAGAAAGTTTTAAGACTTGGTTGTATTTTTAAGTTATACTATCTGTGCTCTTCTGCATACTAAAAACATTTGGTGACTTTGTAAAGAGAAACAGTAGGCTAAGGAGGCAGTGAAGATTCTATGTAACCAGCAACTTCAGTACCATGCATCAGAAACAATATAAAGATATATCAAGAAACAGGAAAGATAAGGTGAAATTACCAAACTTTCTGCCCACTCACACCACCAAAGGAACACAGagatgtcagaaaaaaaaaagttacattatTTGATGTAGGGAATAAACCtatagataccaagggggaaaagggaaTGGGATTAATTGGGAgataggattgacatatatacaccattatgtataaaacagataactaataagaacctccTATATGGCACAaagaactctacttaatgctccGTGGTAACCTAAAtgcaaaggaaatataaaaaagaggGGCTCACTTTTTCATGGGTATATCTATAACTGACTTgctttgctgaacagcagaaactaatacaacatggtaaaacaatgatactccaataaaaattaattaaaaaaataaaactacacttCAGTTaacaaaagtctgaaaaaaaGTCACCCCGTTGTAGAACAAGCAGATTTCTACTCAGGAAGAAAAGCTCAAGGTCACAGCAAAGAATGTAGTATTAGTAAAACAGATGTTTACAAATATtggtacaaaataaaaaaaaaagtgtgatgaTGACATAAGTTAGGCAGAGACTGGTTTCTAACCATCTGATGTAGGTACTGTCTTCACAGCCTTTCCTGGATAAACCTATACCAAAATATTTGCCCTCATTTCCAGACATTCACAAAGGGATATCACCTGTGATACCTGGCTGGGATCACAATAGCAAGAGGCTTGACACCTCTGAGGTACCATAGAGAGGAGCTGTCCTTAGGAAGAACAAAAGATCTGAGTGAGTCACCATGTCCTGGGCAGGAGGAATCCTTTATGAGAGGTCTCAGTTGCGCTTCTTCCTTCCTGAGAGAGACTGCTGACTGAGGTGGTCACAAGCATATTACTGTCTTGAACCCTGGAGATTCAATTTCCAAAGTTCCTCATTAACCAGCCAATTCATTGTCACTGTAATCCCAGGACAGTGCAAAATCTTAAGGTGAAGACTACATGAGAGAAATTTAAGATGGCCGATTTTCTGACTCTATGAGGCCAAGTGGACACCATgcatttttctgtgtctgtgcagGCTCATGCCCATCTCTTAATTTTTTCATGGAATTGCAAGAGGTTCCAATGTCATGGCAAAACACTAGTGTGCAGATTTAATCTCAgtatatttatttagattttaccCAATAATTGGAGATGGTATTCCACATTaatgttaattaaaatatttttcatctttaaggAGATCAATGTTTTGTTTTCATGTGCCTGTCCATTTCTTCCCTCCATTTTTCACTGCTACTGTATGAATTTTGTTAACCTACAACTGTCATGATATAGTAAAACCAACAGGAGACAAGATAGCATTGTAAAGTCACTCCTTACCATCTTAGTGTATTTTGCTTCAAAcacataaaataatagaaaagtataaaagtcATAGAggtataaaaagttaaaagccaAGGGCTCGTGGAGGTTTGTTATTGAGAAATTAGCGTGAACTTGAAGTCTTGGACACTGCCTGGGACCCCACTGCCTGGGACCTTAACTCTAGACTTAACACAGTAGAAAGTTTCAAAAGAAGCCTCAAAGGCAAAACTAAATCAAGCTACCTGATGGTATGGTGGCGGGATTTTTTATACTCTCAAAATCAGTGGGCAGCAGGAATTAGTTATTAGAGTGAACTCAGGGCTAGTTTTTGGTAAGGGCAGCTGTGAAGCTGTTGCATGATAAAACACGAGAAACggaggaagggaaaaaacatAGCAACTAAAATGAATCCACAATTCAAACTTCAAAATAGCCTGGAAGAGCTAGATGCCAAAAAGCTCAACATATCAAACCAAGAATGAGATCATCAATCCACTCTAgggtaagattttaaaatttttatttttttaattggtgaaaagttgctttacagttttgcgttcctttctgccatacaacaatgcaaatcagtcataattacatatatcccttccctcttaccctccctcctctcccctcaccccacctttctaggtcatcacagagcgccaggTTGGGCTCCTTGTGTTGCTTAGCAACGTCCTCCTAACTATTTTGCACAtgagagtgtatatatgtcaatgctactttctaaATCCATCCCGCCCtcaccttcccccactgtgtctacaAGCTCGTTTTCtactaggttcatcagtaccatttttctagattccatatatgtgttcatatacagtatttgtttttctttctctgacttacttcactctatttgacaggctctaggttcatccacttttctacaactgactcaaattcattctcttttatggctgagtaatattccactgcataaacataccacaacttctttatccagtcatcagctgatggacatctaggttggttccctgtcctggctattgtaaatattgctacAATGAGCACTAGGGTACATGTaccttttagaattgtggttttctcagggtatatgcccagtagtgggattgctgagtcatatggtcaGTTcactcctagtttttaaaggaatctccatattgtttttcataaaGGCTATACaggataagaatttttaaataaatgtttgctttttacaggggacttctttcactcagcataccTTTGAGAATTATACAAGTTGTTGAGAGTATCAATACCTAACTCTTTTTATTGCTGCTTTCTATTATAATACAGCACATTATTTATGCATTGTCCAGAGAAGTACACATGTATTTGTTTAGGCCAGTTATGAAAAGAGCCATTGTATTTATGAACAGTGTGGTGATATATGCTTTCATTTATGTGGTATTATGAGAAATACAAAGCTGTAAGGATGCAGAACAGATCAGTGGCTCATAGTGATTCACAAAGACAAAGGAATGTGTGACTACAGTGCGACACAAGGTAGTTTATCAATGAATGGTGTAACTGCCTTGTATTCTGAGTGTAGTGGTGGTTCTAAGAATTGATACATGAGTTGAAATATAAAcagccaaggacttccctggtggtctggtagctcagactccatactcccaatgcagggggctcaggttcgatccctggtcagggaactagatcccacatgccccaactaagacctggcccagccaaataaatgaataattttttaaaataaaaattaaaagtaggcatttccctggtggtccagtggttaggtggtTAGGTAGTTATGAATctaccttgtaatgcaggggacaaagGCTGAACCCTGGTTGGAAAGCTACAATTCCAAATGCCTCAGAGCTCGTAAGTCCATGTACCACAACTGGAAACTCTGCgtgccacaacaaaagattccacatgatgcaactaacatccgacacagccaaataaataaataaatatttttaaaaaatctcttcaaCTAACAGTGAAAAGCTTTCCACAAagaaaaatttctaaataaaaaattaatttattaattaaaaatgaaataaagaacagTACACAAAAGTGCATTAAAttgtatgatattttaaaaataaaatttggaaagaTTAAAACATAAGTATAGATAGTGGAGCattggtaaagaatgcaggagatgcaagagacacaggttggatcgttgggtcaggaagatcccctggagtaagaaactctgaaactctgtattcagttgggtatagccaactgaatatatatacccactccagccttcttgcctggaaagtcccttgggtagaggagcctggtgggttacagtccttggggtcacaaagagtcagacatgactgagcacatacacacacacacacacaaacatacacacacacagatagtactcttaaagacaaaaaggaacctgtgcattagaaattaaaatgaaatatatatatgtatacacatctTTATTCCTAAGAGAACTATATATAATAGCCAAGAGGTGGGAGCTTCCCAAGTGTCCACCAGAGGATGAATTGATAaatgaaatgtatatatacatatgatggaatatt contains:
- the LOC138085842 gene encoding olfactory receptor 7G1-like, producing MKPRNHTDVSEFHLMKLTEDPELKTILFNLFLSMYLVTVLGNLLIILAVISDSHLHTPMYFFLSHLSFTDICLSTTMIPKILVNIQAQSQSITFTGCITQICFALTFVLWENFLLLVMAYDRYVAICHPLRYRVIMNARLCVQLILLSLFTSTADALLHGLMVLRLSFCTDLEIPLFFCEVVQVIKLACSDTLINNILIYSAAGVFGGIPLFGIIFSYIQIVSSILRMPSSSRKYKAFSTCGSHLSVVSLFYGTAFGVYISSAVTESSRKIAVASMMYTVVTPVMNPFIYSLRNKDMKGALRKLFGRISSL